Proteins found in one Sorghum bicolor cultivar BTx623 chromosome 1, Sorghum_bicolor_NCBIv3, whole genome shotgun sequence genomic segment:
- the LOC8084153 gene encoding RNA-binding protein 12, with translation MASTPSRFLLAVALVMAAVLIGGGANTCHAARRLDELPPLPQVPGVPKLPMPELPNLPVPVPKLPMPQVPTLPVPPVPELPKLPVPPVPQVPTLPQLPGVPGVPLPSAAVP, from the coding sequence atggcctcgacccCGAGCCGCTTCCTGCTGGCCGTGGCGCTCGTCATGGCCGCCGTGTTAATCGGCGGCGGCGCCAACACGTGCCACGCGGCCCGCCGCCTCGACGAACTGCCGCCGCTGCCTCAAGTGCCAGGTGTGCCGAAGCTGCCGATGCCTGAACTGCCGAATCTACCAGTGCCGGTGCCCAAGCTGCCCATGCCTCAAGTGCCGACGCTTCCAGTGCCGCCGGTGCCCGAGCTGCCGAAGCTACCAGTGCCGCCGGTGCCCCAAGTGCCGACCCTGCCTCAACTGCCGGGCGTGCCCGGCGTGCCGCTGCCGTCCGCCGCGGTGCCCTAG